The genomic region TCTAAACAacgaagaaataaaaaaaaggtatAAATTGATCAAGTGtgtgaaaaataaagaaatgataggggataatattaatatggaaaaaaataataatgttatagaaggaataaatattaaaatgaattatatgaaaGGAAACGAGGAagaacattttatatattttatacagTCTCAAAAAAACAAGTATAGAGTTGTACCTACTATAAATGATCCGAAATATAgggtaaaaatatatcaactaaaatttgttactataaaaaatgaatgcAACAAAAAGGAGGAAAATAgggataaagaaaataggCGCATGAAATCCcatttcaaaattattaatatagaCAATATAGATGAATATggatttaatttttattataaaaagataGGTAAAAAATTGGATGGTGTTCCTAAAATATACggcataaatatattttctgactatttaatatttggtTGCGATTTATCacaattttatacaattgttttatatccatctttatgtatatataatgagcTTGTTAAACCTTGTGGATATACTATATCTGGATGGGTTTTTTTTCCAGTTGAAAAAagtatttcctttttatccTTGATTAGTGGTGCAAATGATGTTCACGTGTGTGTATTCAGTGATGATATGATCCTAGGATCAATTGAAAATTATGTTGGATccaatgaaaataatgaaaggTGCGTGGTATATCATTCTTCTGGGTTCAGtattaaaaacattaaaaagGGATGGTATTATTTGAGTGTTGTAGGGACCTTAAATGggcaattttattttataaatggaTGTTTTAAAGGATatcataaattttgttcttttgataatataaaatatataggtAACACtagtttatttattaatccgtttcattatatatgtttcaTAAAGATTGTAGGACGTGTTCTTTTcgtaaatgaaatattacatGAATATAGCATTGCGTCgggatataataattttacatacctgtattattattattatttatttccatttttctcaaataaagagaaaaattatgatgGATCATTTGTTTCAGGAAATAGTTTAACTGATAAACTACATACTAAAACAGATGTCATATCAAGTGATGATACAAATTCATTGTATTGTTacaataaagaaaaatatgtatatttttatattacaaaaaattacaatgtttatatttaccCTTTAGAAGAATCTAAAAACTATTATTTCACTTTGTCTCTTGTATCtatgataaataaaaaattgtatatttttaatagtataaatgatcaaattaataatttaaatatatattttgataattatatagCATTACCTGAACAATGGACAATTTTTACACTTATTAATATTCCCCATATAAATAAGTCAAATTACCATTGTTTAGTAGGGGGGATAAATGGAAGATCTCATATTGCTATTGATAATGATGATATGTCATTAGGCGTTTTGGAAAATGAAGTTTATGAACAAACcgaaaaacataataatattaaggGCGGTGATGATGGCAACTTCACTCAGATTCGATATAAAGAAATGTATCAAAAATTTTACAGTTGCGgatataaaattgaaaatccattaaacaaaaatatattactaaCAACTAGATGCATAAATAATCAACagacattttttataaacaatgTTAACGTAGGAACATGTCGATCATGCCGCAGTCCTATAACATGTTTTGGAAATTGTTTATCaagaaataatgaatactCTGCTCCTTTTGGtatttacaaatttattaaaatagttTTCGAGTATATTAATGATGACAAAATTAAGGAATTCTATGCcaattataatttgtaacgaaataaatttgtataaatatatgtattttatttggaCATTTTTTAGTGCTTGTGAGAATTGCAGTGtttttcaattatataaatacatttttaggttttataaatgacttaattttataaaatatcaacaaaacaacaaaaaaaaatactaaaaaaattagtatataaaattttgtaaataaaaatgtggtGTAATGATATTATTTGCACGTGGGGAAGTATATTTTAACATGTATAGCTAGTGtgtattttcatatttatatatgtatatattaaaaatttttaacgcttttctttataaaaataattatccTTTTAAAAggggaaaaatatataaaacgtGCGCATTTtcacatataataaaattaataataggCAATGCCTTAAAAATGTGCCGTTTTCGTACCACCAAATTGACTATTCTATGATGTCTATATCTACATATCGCTATcgttttcttcattatcaTCAGGTTGATCTTTTTGTGACTTTTCAATTTGatttgtttctttttcagacctaaagataaaaatagaccattattaataatttgaaaGTTAACTAGggttatacaaaaaataaaaacaacaaTAAATACATGGGTTTCTTTTAATTACCTTTCCTTAATCTTGTCAATGCTTTCAccattaatttttactttaGGATAACCCAATTTACTTTTGGATATTCTCAATTGTAATCCCTTTTTTTGGTTTTCTTCATCGTCTTCAAATTCTTCGTtaagtaattttttttttatttgatttttttttttggtctCTGGAtctatttctatattttcttgTTCTTCATCACTATCCCTTAGGTCGTCATTTTCTGAGGTGTTTTCTTCCTCTGCTTGTATAGAATCATTATATTCAGGTAATTTTCCTTTagtttttgtaattttacataaaacTGCATCTGTTATTGAATTCGCCCAAAAGTTTCTAAGAACTTTATTAGCTAAGCATAAAACTGTAGAATCTGTATTTTCATTGATCTGCCtgatatttatacatttatgtGATAATGTTTCAATTGGTAAAATGATGTCCttgatatttatttctttctctttaatatttcctaatttaaaaattaatctATTTGATTCTATCGAGCCTTCGATGATTAGTTTTGCGTCTTTGTCTGATTTATCTAAAACTAATCCCGCTAAATGTTTAAGGGATTCACCACAATATTTTCTGTTAACAAGCTCTTTCATCTCTTTTAagtttttaaattcattttttgaaacTTGAATAAGTTCCCTATTCCATTtatctaaatttttattaaaaaataagggTGAACTTATGACTACACAAACGTGAAGAAAGCAAATTGGCAAAATAAAGtgaaataaattcatttttagaatattttaaaagtaaACAAATAAGAAAGGGTAAgagataaagaaaaaataattaaatcaaataaaaataagtttataaaaaatactaatGTTAAATCAAACAAAGCTAGAAAGACAGACAACGAAAGGAATAAGTACAAGTCTATAACAAAcactatataaatataattatattattaggTAATCTAAAAAtaccatttttatgaatttttacaaatatatatattttttatttaacaaatttgtaaaacaagaattaataaaaatagaattatttatattacaaTTTGTTTGAGTAATATGcccttatttatttttccgaATTACACCTATTCAAAATTGATAATACCCAAGCTAGCTAAAGTTGTGTACGTACAAAAGATGTGCAAAGGGAATGTAGCGaaaaatatgcacatgCATATAACATCTTATTCACTTATTCCCAATTGAGATTGGGATTTATgaagaatatttattaaaacataaaatttatcgtgagaatattttcaagtactattttatgataattgttttgttaatttttcgATGAGGCACTAggatttattatataaatattgtgGGGGGAATATcttataatgaaataaaaaaagacaatgatatataaaataaggataaagtataaatattattcatattccATATGaacttaaataatataaaaattgtaccACTAAAATTGTTTACATCATTTTGTTATCAATTTTATAGAGAAAATGCttatcaattttatattatttttattttattcctAAAATGGGTATAAGATTATGTTACCTTATCATCGTCCCCTACTTGGTATTTCAATTAagagaatatataaatgtaacATAAGCAGGCCATAAAAACTATATAGAAATAAGGagataaatttatattgataactatttattttgttttaaaattaaaaaatgtaatagcCATCGAGTATTCCTCATGGAAATATCATTAGAAAAATTTTGTCTATGATTTCTAATAGATcgataaaacatttttaaaacaccgtgttttaaatcataattattaaaacagTAAACTTTTGAAAATGGCAAAGGATGGAaatatgtgcatatttGCTTTAAtgaatgtaaaatattatttatatattttttttcctttaaaaatataaaactattagaattataatcaaaataatattgttcATTTAAGGATGGGCGTATGGTtactcttttttttatataacactgtatacatattttctataattatgaaaaatataaaaggaatataattataagtcattacttattttttttttacccgtatttctctttttcactatttttaaCCAATTTGATATATGACATcagcatataaaaaaaaatgttcgTTTGTGAACAATTCAATTGTTACTATTTTTGCatatctttatataaataatttacaatTATAAATGTGTAAAAGATTAAAGACAATGATAATAAGTTTTCCTTTATGGTATAATTAAACATGGTAAATGGAGTTAAGTAAGAAggaaaatttttttcgtaTTCGGTTAAATAGGAAATAACATACAGTAATTTTTGCTTTTATGCAAAAAAGGTTTAAGagtaatttatatatactttttttttatactaaagatataatttagcatataaattatggGGGTTATAACTAAATtatgtaattataaattaatactACAAAAAACaccatttaaaataaaggTATATAGTATAATGttgcatataaaatactTAATGTGCAATATATGTAAAGTTCTctctataaatatattcttgAACAGTAaggaattttttaatatgctattattattattttattatataaatgcatatacgcatacataaaatattattaatatatatatatttatttatttaataattaattttataattaactTATTTACCCgtattatgatatatagTTACCCTTATAATATACCTACATAAGTAAtggtatataaatatatggatttatttcaataatatataaaatatattaggaGATGTCACGAAGCTATGTTGCTTTATCACAtggaaaatttttaattataaaaatgtaacaGCTATAATGGATATTGAGTTTATTCATTATGATTATTGATTAattgataattttaaaaaaagaaaactgttatttttgaattattatggATTGTCGCGATTTGTTGTGATTACTACAACTGTCGCAATTATTAAGTtactattttaattttatttttagtttatatttattataaaattgacactaaaatataagtgtaattatttttaattcaataAGCCATAGTagttaaaaacaaatatatatataataaaaaaggaaaaagcAGAAGAATCAAAAAAAGTGAATAAATGAGTATAAGATGATTTCATTGGGCGGATCATCTTTATCGAAGGAATTTTTTGATTTGGCAAAAGCCATAGGGGATTCCCGTTCTAAGCAGGTAAATATAGTTCATTAGTATTTCAGATACAATTTATATTAGTAATAgcatatgtaaaatattgtGGGTATGTGTATGAATTTGCGCGttatttcaatatatttatttcactctactattttgtataatttttgaagGAGGAAGATAGGATTATATGCAATGAGATTGTTTTACTGAAATCGAGATTTGCCAATCCCAATGCGACAGTGGTAAGTTCATATATCATCtagtatacatatatataagtgtTAGTGTTTATGCTTGGAATATGCGCGTACATTTAAATCATAATTTCATTgccttttttcatttttagaAACAAATAAAGGAATATTTGATTCGTGCAATTTATATAGAAATGCTGGGGCATGATGCATCATTTGCTTATATACATGCTGTTAAATTGGCacacgaaaaaaatatactatGTAAGAGAACGGGATATTTATCttgtaatttatttttaaataaagatcATGAGCTGATGTTATTGCTAATAAATACAATCCAGAAGGATTTAAAAAGTGATAATCATTTAGAAGTATGGGCGGCATTAAATTGTGTgtgtaaattattaaataatgaaatgaTTCCAGCTATATTtccaataataaaaaatttattaaatcatAAGAATGAGTTAATACGAAAAAAAGTATGTATGTTATTACAtaagatatatttaattgatcctacattaataaaagaaattgatatatatttaaaaaaattattatgtgaTGTTGATCCATCAGTAATGGGAGCATccttaaatttaatatttgctATAGCAAACAATGATATGGTATATTGCATGGAATTAGTGCCTTATTTAGTTTCAATACTTAAACAAATATGTGAAAACAAATTACCTAAAGATTATGATTATCATAGAATTCCAGCACCGTggattcaaataaaaatattatctatatttCGAATATTAGGATTTTCAAATAAGAAACTATCTGAACAAATGTATGAAGTATTACAAAAGACAATGCAAAGAGCCGATTATGGTATAAATGTTGGTTAtgctattatatatgaatgtGTAAAAACCATAACAACGATATACCCCTCTCACCGTTTGCTAGAATTAGCATCTTTATCAATTTCTCGATTTATATCTTCAGAAAatcataatttaaaatatgtaggAGTTACAGGATTAGCTCTTATTGTTAAGATAAATCCAATGTATGCAACTAAACATCAATTAGCTGTTGTTGATTGTTTAGAAGATAAGGACGAAACACTAAAAATGAAGACTTTAGATTTATTATACGAAATGACAAATCCATTGAATGTTCAAGTTATTGTAGATAAGTTAATATTTCATGTTGAAAATTCTCAAGATATGCATTTTAAACATGATTTAGCATGTAAAATTATACAGCTAATTGAGAGATATCCTCCTAATGATATATggtttttaaataaaataaatacactttttttatcagTTGGGGAATTAATAGATGAAGCATATTCTTATTCTCTTATTAAGTTATTGAAGGATTGTCCTATAGATGCCGATTCGGATGTTAGTGATGAGTTTTCCCCAATTGATGAAAATAGCCAAACTGACAATGTTAATAAAGAGGAGAGCCATTTAAATACTTCAGAGTTACAAAGAGGTGAagatttattaaaagataGTGAAGATGCAggaaatgatgaaaatggtgaaaataatagaaataatGTCAGcgaaaaatcaaataatgaagaagatAATGAAGTTGATCTTCCCAATAATACAAACTCATcaaagaataataaaaatgagaaaaaaaaatcaaatgaTGATACATTGAATTTAAGAAAATATGCagtaaatacatatataaaaatgctcgaagaaaatgaaaatataccatttgttttaataCAGATAATATGTTTTGTATTAGGAGAGTACAGTTATTTATGTGATTTAGAAAATTATACAGCTGAAGATATTCTTGATTTATTATGTGAAtgtatggaaaaaaatttaacaaaTCCTGATAGAGTAAAATCATGTATAATAACAgctatatttaaattatgttgtcataataatataacagATCATGTTGTAacgaataaaataatagaaaaatacaaaagCAGTCAAATAACAGATATACAACAAAAATGTTATGAATatgatttaatattaaagaatcaggaattaattaaaaatgtattttcaaaaaataacaaaaccCAAAATATAGTTATAGATGAagatttatcatttttaaatccaTTTATAGAAAAACATTTAGAAAGCGGTGGAAAATCATATGTATCAAAAGATTTAAGACAATGTGAAAATACCATCGAAACAACAAAAAGCGCATCGTTGACATTAAATTTTACACCTTATGAATTgccaataaataataatataaactcagatatatataatcctTCTAGCCCTAATTTAtcatatcaaaaaaatagagaATTAAGTTCTTTTTCCAATAGTCAAATAAATGAAGATTGTTCAAGTCAAATggaaaaaggaaaaaaaatgttcaaGCTTAATGTTGTTGGGCccaaaaaatggaaaaaagaaacatCCAAAGTGGAGGAAGTTGAagttaatgaaaataaaaataataatgttaaaaaaaaaaaaaagaagaagaagaaggGGAAAAAAAACGCTAGCACATATCCAGGGGCTAATAATGGTATCATTAACTATTTAGGAGACgatagaaataaattaagtatagaaaaaatgaataaaaagcaatttaataaattggATAATATGAATCAAAGCCATATAGGGAGAGAGagttattttaaaaaccCATACTAtgaggaaaaaaaaattaaagagaCTAATGAAGAAAGGGAAGATTATAATGAGGATAGTGAAGATGATGAAGATGAATATGATGATGAGGATGAAGACGAGGATGAAGAGGATAGTGATGATGATAGTTATACaagtgaaaataatgaacatGAGAAAAGAATGGATTTTATGCATGATTATAATGATccaaattatgaaaatatatatggtaATAGTATTGAaggtataaaaaataataaatatggcAACTCCAATTTTAATAAGAAAGGGTCTAACAAAGATGAACAATCAAAATTTCGAAATAATGGTGTGGGAGATACagcaaataaattatccgaaaaagaaaaaatggcAGCAGCTTTATTTAATGGTTTAATATCAAGTAATACATCTGTTTTtgattcaaaaaatatatattctcaaaattttacaaatagAAAAAGCTCATCTATGTCAAATAGCAATAGGAACGatttaaaacataatagAGATAgtagtaataaaattaat from Plasmodium vinckei vinckei genome assembly, chromosome: PVVCY_04 harbors:
- a CDS encoding PH domain-containing protein, putative, which translates into the protein MNLFHFILPICFLHVCVVISSPLFFNKNLDKWNRELIQVSKNEFKNLKEMKELVNRKYCGESLKHLAGLVLDKSDKDAKLIIEGSIESNRLIFKLGNIKEKEINIKDIILPIETLSHKCINIRQINENTDSTVLCLANKVLRNFWANSITDAVLCKITKTKGKLPEYNDSIQAEEENTSENDDLRDSDEEQENIEIDPETKKKNQIKKKLLNEEFEDDEENQKKGLQLRISKSKLGYPKVKINGESIDKIKERSEKETNQIEKSQKDQPDDNEENDSDM
- a CDS encoding AP-4 complex subunit epsilon, putative, with the protein product MISLGGSSLSKEFFDLAKAIGDSRSKQEEDRIICNEIVLLKSRFANPNATVKQIKEYLIRAIYIEMLGHDASFAYIHAVKLAHEKNILCKRTGYLSCNLFLNKDHELMLLLINTIQKDLKSDNHLEVWAALNCVCKLLNNEMIPAIFPIIKNLLNHKNELIRKKVCMLLHKIYLIDPTLIKEIDIYLKKLLCDVDPSVMGASLNLIFAIANNDMVYCMELVPYLVSILKQICENKLPKDYDYHRIPAPWIQIKILSIFRILGFSNKKLSEQMYEVLQKTMQRADYGINVGYAIIYECVKTITTIYPSHRLLELASLSISRFISSENHNLKYVGVTGLALIVKINPMYATKHQLAVVDCLEDKDETLKMKTLDLLYEMTNPLNVQVIVDKLIFHVENSQDMHFKHDLACKIIQLIERYPPNDIWFLNKINTLFLSVGELIDEAYSYSLIKLLKDCPIDADSDVSDEFSPIDENSQTDNVNKEESHLNTSELQRGEDLLKDSEDAGNDENGENNRNNVSEKSNNEEDNEVDLPNNTNSSKNNKNEKKKSNDDTLNLRKYAVNTYIKMLEENENIPFVLIQIICFVLGEYSYLCDLENYTAEDILDLLCECMEKNLTNPDRVKSCIITAIFKLCCHNNITDHVVTNKIIEKYKSSQITDIQQKCYEYDLILKNQELIKNVFSKNNKTQNIVIDEDLSFLNPFIEKHLESGGKSYVSKDLRQCENTIETTKSASLTLNFTPYELPINNNINSDIYNPSSPNLSYQKNRELSSFSNSQINEDCSSQMEKGKKMFKLNVVGPKKWKKETSKVEEVEVNENKNNNVKKKKKKKKKGKKNASTYPGANNGIINYLGDDRNKLSIEKMNKKQFNKLDNMNQSHIGRESYFKNPYYEEKKIKETNEEREDYNEDSEDDEDEYDDEDEDEDEEDSDDDSYTSENNEHEKRMDFMHDYNDPNYENIYGNSIEGIKNNKYGNSNFNKKGSNKDEQSKFRNNGVGDTANKLSEKEKMAAALFNGLISSNTSVFDSKNIYSQNFTNRKSSSMSNSNRNDLKHNRDSSNKINVKNNSFEESKNTANHPNQYSNRMTSKNAEHDPSASIGARSNLNNSNKLGETPKKIYSYDMIDLNETPENRDITLENNENKEKDKVMWNDITNQKKAVFLNKSKLSIFQTIKKFETNLDSNVVDVSKTEALVSCMYNNHKILIKVKIEDNKLIFLIKSHEKNIIDPVVDILRNLFHL